The sequence CGGGGAGGGCTGTGGTGCAGGGGAGCGTGTTGGGGCTGGGCGGGGCAGGGCTTGGGCACAGCCTCAAGCTTTCCTCCccctcaggccctggggctggggccgcgAGTCTGGGTCGCCCTTTGTGGCCGCGGCCTCCCAGAAACCCCTGGGAAGGGCAGGCGGAGGACCCATCTTAGAAGAAGCGGGGCCTTACCCTGGTTTTGAAGAGCCCCAGAATCAGATGTTGGAATGGGCTGGTTTATCAGCCTTGTTTATTTGCAGGGAAACTTCAGTTCCATCCAGATGTTGGTTCCTTCATTCAACCTCAGGAATAAGACACAAGGGTCAGTGCCGATAAGCAGTTATCTAGGGCTTGACTCAAAATAAACTATGCGGGGTGTAGGGATGGTAGATGGGACCCTCCCTCTTGAAGTTAGCAGTCTTCTGGGATTAGAGGCCCCAGTTGAGGACTGCATCCTCATCTGCAGTAATGGAGTTTgtgagaaacacacagagaagggaggggtgtggTGGCGGTAACTCATTACAGAATCCAGGACCCTTGCCTGGCTCTTGTGTAGAAGAGTCTCGCCTTGGATAGGGCAGCAGTTATCAAAGTGTATCCAAGGCCCCTGAGGTGCAAGACCATTTTCATAGAAACGCCGGGATGTCACCTGCCTTTTGCACACTCTTGCTCTCACGAGTTCCTGAggggttttccagggaaaacctggcCTGTGATATCACAAAACAGGGAATGCAGAGGCAGATAGGAGAATTCAGCTCTCACCAGTCcaaaagagatttgcagaaattaaaatcactgctaTTCTTCTCActaatgatttttctttgaaaaatagaattatattttgtttaagaGTATTAATGGTAACATACAGtagattgttaattttttaagtgaattcatACACTTTTTCTGACTTCTTATTTAACTTCTAACAGGAAATATTGATAGATTAAACTCACATAAATAGCATCCTTTTGGAGTTCTCAGTAATTGTTAAGAGTGTATAGGGTTCTGTAGAACAAGAAGTTTGAGAGCCCCTGGAGAACGGGTGCTCAGATGCTAGTCAGGTGCTTAGTGGTGTTAGACGGATGCCAAGATGTCTTCCGCAACTGCTCCCGGACTTGAAGTAATTGGCCACATGGAGATGGGTGGGCAGTGCCTCCACTTTACAAACCAGAAGCTGCTGAATGTGTCTGGATTGTAGGCCATGGGCTGTGCAGGGATTCCCGTTGTATCTGTCCTATCTAAGCCGGGATTCCTGTGCAGAGGCCTGGCCCTGATGACCCgctctcctttgctccctgccAGGTACCTTCTGTGTGACTTCAACCCTCCAGAGGGCTTCAACCTCCATAGGAACGTCTGCATCCACATCGCCTTCCTCCTGAAGACCCTGCTGAAGATGGAGAAGCCAGTACTGGTGCTATTCCCTTGGGGCTACCTCTACCACTGGCAGAGCCCCGATCCCTTGTCCGACTCCTTTGACCTCCCAAGTCTCAACAGAAACATCCCTGACATTGAGTATGAGCAGTTCATTGCAGGTGAGGTGGTGGTCATTTAACTGGGGCCAGGTGGTCGTTGTTCTGGTTCCGATCTGAACATCGGGCCATCTTACTTTGGGCTTGTTGGTCTGCTTAGGGGCCCTGCTCATGTTTCCTACACTGCAGGTGAATTTGGTTTATCCATAGTTTTTTTGGGAAATCAATTTGAAGTGTATGAGCTCTATGTCCCCTCACCTCTGAAAaccctggcctcctggtgagATGGAGCAGTGACAAGGAGGCCACTGCCACAGAGGTCTTGTCCCAGAAGGACTCGCTCCCTGTGCAGTCAGGGCTGTTCTTACCTGTAGGAAAACACGATGTGTGTGTAGCATGGGCCACGTGCTGGAGAAGATATGTAACTGCCCATCCAGTATAATTTGGTCCTGCTCAAGCTACCCATTTTAAGTTTTGTAAGAGGGAAGTGTTCaagattttctttgaataaaggtatttagagcttatcaatttttttttaaattgaaatgtggttgatttacaatgttttgttagtttcagttatacagctgttttgttagtttcaggtatgcagcatagtgattcagttgtacatatacatagtctattctttttcaggttcttttccattataggttgcaAGATATGGAATATtcttccctgtgttctacagtgaatccttgtcgtttgtctgttttacatatagtaatttatatctgttaatcccaaacttctaagtttgttttataagtctgtgagtctgtttttgttttataaataagttcatttgtatcatttttttaaaattccacatataagtgatatcatatgatacttgtctttgtctgacttatttcacttagtgagataatctccagttccatccatgttgctgtaaatggccttatttccttctttgttatgactgagtaatattctgttatatctaagtaccacatctttatccagtcatctgtcagtggacgtttaggttgcttctatgtcttggccattgtaaacagtgctcctgtgaaaattggggtgcaggtatcttttggaatgaaggttccctctggatatatgcccaggagtgggattgctggattaggtggtaagtctttttttttttttttttgtcttttgaggaatctccataatgttttccacagtgactgcaccaaactacattcccaccaacaatgtaggagggtttccttttctccacagcctctccggcatttatggtttgtggacttttgaatgatggccattctgactggtgtgagatgataacattgtagttttgagctgcatttctctgataattgagggatattgagcatttttttatatgcctattggccatttgtgtgtcttcattggaggattgcttgtttagttgttctgcccattttttgatttggttgtttatttttttcttattaagttgtatgaactatttatatagtcTAGAAATTAAGCCATGGTCAGTctcatattttgcaaatattttccccaattccataggttgtcttttagttttacttatggtttctattgctgtgcaaaagtttataagtttaattaggtctcatttatttattttagcttttatttctgttgcttgggttgCTTAgattgccctaggaaaacattgctgagatgtatgtcaaataatgttttgcctatgttttcttgtgagaagtttatagtgtcttgtctaatatttaagtttttaagccattttgagtttgtttctttttggtttttttgcggctctattgtatgcttttgatttgtggttaccttattcttcaaatatatcaacccattactatatctatttccTTTAGACTGATAATCACGTAGGCTCCATCACATCCTAAGAATAacgaagaaaaaaaagaaagaaaaaaatctatattttcttgctcccctctccaaTTCCcaaccttttttattttgatgtcctttttcatttttacatctttatgtttattctcttgtaactcgttattgcatttccaactatggattttcctgtttctatagcatcctgcttcctttctgtttagaataGAACCTTTAAATATCTCTGTTAGGTTCATTATTGCTAAGTTATctcacctcccacctgccccctctcccctcccccccaggcCTCTGAATCCTCAGTCCAGGAAAGCTAAACCATTCTAGCCTTCATCGGTTCTGGGAAAGCAATCTTCAGAGTGGGAaaagacattgaaaaataatattctgtgaGTTGCTTTCTACCCTTGCCCAGAGATGAGAAACAtctgaaggtggaggaaaaaaGTTGGAggtggggaacacaaagtcttttctccttttgctacTGAAGAAATGATTGCTTTTTTAATTAGTGATGATGCCCTTTAAATTGGTGATATCGAGATTCCACAGCTTCAGCGCCTGTGAATAACCAGCCGGTAGAAAGCTCTCTAGGGCCCCTGCAGTGGGAAAGGCAGCCCCTCTGAGCACCTGTTGTTCTTgattcttcctgcctccacacgGGTTCGTTAGGCACCGTTCAGGACAATGCAGTTACCCaagggggagggcggggagaCCTCTGCTGTGTGGCCAGCCACAGGAGCTCACACTTGAAGGACAAAATGTAGAGTAGTGGGGCGGTCATAGGAACAGAAGATGGTTGAGACCCAGGATATTGTCCTGGAGTCCAGCAGCCGAGGCTGGTGGGGCAGATAGGGCCCTGGGGTGTGGGCAATCCTTGAGGGGTCTGAAGCAAAGATAGGAACCAAGAGACTGGATTCGTGTGGGGGTACGGCACCCCTTGGAGTCTGCGTGGCAGCTCAGCAAGCCCAGGGGGAGCTGGCACTTCCCCAAAGCTGGGTTGACAGGTCACAACCAACTCACTGGGGACAGAGAGGCACTGAgtcatttttaactttctgtccctcttcctggaaaagAAACTGCTGCCTGTTAAATAGCCTGTGTCGTTAGTGAGAATTAAAGTCATGAAGCAAGATTGCCTCAAAAGTCATCCATTGTGTAGTTGTTAATAAGGGTCAAATGCAAACTTTAATAGATGAAATGAAGCATTCATCAGAGGATTTCAAAgtcctttcaaataaaaattcttgctgcctttgttcttcatttcattGTTCActtggtgataataatagtaaccaaaGCAATAGCAAACCCTTACACAACTCTGTCCTGCTGTTCCAGGAACGCTGTGTTCATGACAAACAATGAGTTGGCACCACTATGAGTTCCACTTTAAAGGTAAGGACATTCATTAATCACAcggctaataaatggcagagctgggacttgaacccaagctgtctggccccagagccccctctCAGCCCCTTCACTGCAGCTCACTTGGCATGCCCGACACAGGCCAACATTTAAGAGCAgcgtgaccttggccaaggctgCTTCACCGCTTGGTCTctgattcctcatctgtagaatgggggtgtgggcagtgaACTCTATGAGCTCAGTGGTCACTTCCTCCACTCTGCTATTCTACTGCTTTGAGTTAGTTTAATAAGTATCCGAGCCCCTACATGGCCCACACATGGGCTGGCACTTTGCTAGGCCTTGGGTTACGGACCAAAGATCTGCctgcttctccaaggagcctgtgTCCCTCCACGGCAAACAGCTGCGAGGCCCAGGCTCCCTCGGTGGCAGTCGGGGACTGGGCAGGAAAGTCTGATaagagaagatggaggcagagccccTCCAGGAACATTGGTGGCCACACAGCTCTCAGGAGCAAGAGCTTCTGTCCAGGCTTCTGAGAGGGGGGTCCTCATGAGGCCAGTAGTCCCCCCAACCTAAGCCCTCAAGACAAAGATCCAGCCATCCCTTCAGTGTCACCATAGAGCCAGTCCATCCTCATCACTGTGCCTCTGTGCTCCTttgtcctggggcctctcttcCCCTACACACAGAagactcttctccctctcttctctgagtgT is a genomic window of Camelus ferus isolate YT-003-E unplaced genomic scaffold, BCGSAC_Cfer_1.0 contig1882, whole genome shotgun sequence containing:
- the LOC116662486 gene encoding GDP-fucose protein O-fucosyltransferase 2-like, which gives rise to MATGAAVRAGRRALLGRGAGSGSVQLPGTMAVLAAGDGGLLGRVTSSGLVTRRPTSCLGRRPTDGKPRYLLCDFNPPEGFNLHRNVCIHIAFLLKTLLKMEKPVLVLFPWGYLYHWQSPDPLSDSFDLPSLNRNIPDIEYEQFIAGL